One genomic window of Bactrocera dorsalis isolate Fly_Bdor chromosome 4, ASM2337382v1, whole genome shotgun sequence includes the following:
- the LOC125778524 gene encoding odorant receptor 43b-like isoform X4, whose amino-acid sequence MAFCWFCLFMGPVIFTVGFIQVTKQTSSMTVILTTLQGSLNSLGLPLKAFVTVFYLDRLRSVEPIYKSLDARYQNPQARFAIRNNVIQSTHLFVTLVVSYFTYGTISWLSSAFTHTQTANIWLPFVDWIPHPTIHFWLHFVIEVVYLHYLLIAQCMNDLYPALYIKALRTHIILLADRVSRLGENPELTDEDNYQELSDCVRSHQELLKISRAVGSVISITLFIQFTIAATVLCVCMLNLFLFADASHRVITIVYYLCVLSQTSLTCYQASMLELDCEKLPDAIFHCHWWDMDKRSRRLLIYFLHSAQKEISFVAVKFFKINLGTNLSIAKFSFSLYTFMNQVGVGQDVKHEFD is encoded by the exons ATGGCGTTCTGCTGGTTTTGTCTGTTTATGGGCCCTGTGATTTTCACTGTCGGCTTCATTCAAGTAACAAAGCAAACGTCATCTATGACCGTTATACTTACCACTCTGCAAGGGTCACTCAATTCGCTGGGTCTACCGCTGAAGGCATTCGTTACAGTCTTTTACTTAGATCGTCTACGTAGTGTCGAACCGATATACAAAAGTTTGGATGCACGCTATCAGAATCCACAGGCACGTTTCGCAATAAGGAACAACGTTATCCAATCGACACACTTGTTCGTAACTCTTGTCGTTTCATATTTCACTTATGGCACCATTTCTTGGCTATCATCAGCTTTTACGCACACTCAAACCGCGAACATATGGTTGCCATTTGTTGACTGGATTCCACATCCGACCATACACTTTTGGCTTCATTTTGTCATAGAGGTGGTTTATTTACACTATTTACTGATCGCTCAATGCATGAACGATCTATATCCGGCTCTTTACATCAAAGCCTTACGTACACATATTATTCTGCTTGCGGACCGCGTCAGCAGGTTGGGCGAGAATCCGGAACTCACCGACGAGGATAATTATCAAGAATTAAGTGATTGCGTGCGCTCGCATCAGGAATTATTGAA AATCTCAAGGGCTGTCGGCTCTGTGATCTCCATCACACTCTTTATACAGTTCACAATAGCCGCCACTGTGCTCTGTGTTTGCATGctcaatctttttttatttgccgacGCGAGTCATCGGGTAATTACGATTGTCTATTACCTTTGTGTGCTGTCGCAAACCTCACTCACTTGCTATCAGGCATCGATGCTCGAGTTGGACTGCGAAAAGTTGCCCGATGCGATCTTCCATTGCCATTGGTGGGATATGGATAAACGTTCTCGTCGTCTGTTGATCTATTTTTTGCATAGCGCTCAGAAGGAAATCTCTTTTGTAGctgttaagttttttaaaattaatttgggtACTAATTTGTCG ATCGCCAAATTCTCATTTTCTTTATATACCTTCATGAATCAAGTGGGCGTTGGACAGGATGTGAAGCATGAATTCGATTAA
- the LOC125778528 gene encoding odorant receptor 7a-like isoform X2 produces MKKLRKPEIKTNDSFTWLLRSWELTGIKLLHPYKFLNLLHIVFCWILIALSPISMGTVIFNTMGDTSKTVTLTSFQASLNVLLLPFRTLVIAINFKRLRSVEQIFESLDKFYVREEERLEIKNCEKTCRSLFFTCSILYNIYGVSTWLVALFAHNHDIFWLLFIDWIPYQPLRHSLHFLFEVAIIHFLLQTNVSNDTFPAIYIRALRTHIKLLTGRVSRLGTNTDFNDEQNFRELVACITSHQQILQVADIVGSILSLTVFLQLAFAAAILCVCMLNIFIFADTMHKVTTIVYYLVVLMQTVPSCYQSSMLEADCAKLPDAIFHCNWLDMDKRFRKLIIYFLHHTQTEITFTGVKLFRINLSTNLSIAKFSFTLYTFMNKMGFGKNVKERLE; encoded by the exons aaCTTCGCAAGCCAGAAATCAAAACGAACGATTCTTTTACGTGGTTACTTCGGAGCTGGGAACTAACTGGCATAAAGCTATTGCATCCGTATAAATTCTTAAATCTGTTACACATAGTTTTCTGCTGGATTCTGATCGCACTAAGTCCGATATCGATGGGTACTGTTATATTTAATACCATGGGCGATACCTCGAAGACTGTAACACTTACCAGTTTCCAAGCATCGCTTAATGTTTTATTGTTACCGTTTAGGACGCTAGTAATTGCCATAAACTTTAAGCGTTTGCGAAGTGTCGAACAGATTTTCGAGAGTTTGGATAAATTTTATGTAAGAGAAGAGGAACgcttggaaattaaaaattgcgaaaagacTTGCAGAAGCCTTTTTTTTACATGCTCtattttatataacatttatGGTGTAAGCACTTGGTTAGTTGCGCTCTTTGCGCACAATCACGATATATTTTGGCTTCTTTTTATCGATTGGATACCGTATCAGCCCCTACGACACAGTTTACACTTTCTTTTCGAAGTGGCTATAATACATTTCTTACTGCAAACCAATGTGTCAAATGATACCTTTCCGGCGATTTATATACGTGCCTTACGCACCCATATTAAGCTGTTGACGGGCCGCGTCAGTCGTTTAGGCACGAACACCGACTTTAATGACGAGCAGAATTTTCGGGAATTAGTCGCTTGTATAACATCGCATCAGCAGATATTACA GGTGGCGGATATCGTTGGCTCGATTCTCTCACTGACGGTTTTTCTGCAACTCGCATTCGCCGCGGCTATTTTATGCGTTTGCATGCTTAATATATTCATATTCGCCGATACGATGCACAAGGTTACCACGATTGTATACTATCTGGTTGTTTTGATGCAAACTGTACCCAGCTGCTATCAGTCATCAATGCTCGAGGCGGACTGCGCTAAGTTGCCAGACGCGATCTTTCATTGCAATTGGCTGGATATGGATAAACGCTTTCGCAAGCTCATCATCTATTTCTTGCATCACACACAGACGGAAATAACATTCACTGGAGTTAAACTATTTAGAATCAATTTGAGCACCAATTTATCG ATTGCCAAATTCTCGTTTACACTGTACACATTCATGAATAAAATGGGATTTGGGAAGAACGTAAAGGAACGCTTGGAATAG
- the LOC125778524 gene encoding odorant receptor 43b-like isoform X3 translates to MLSRNMRSFFDLYYGRGSEEFETNESFQLILWCWALIGVKPWKPYGLFRSLQMAFCWICLLMCPFTCIVGFIQVSKQTSSMTVILTTLQTTLQSVSLPLKALVTAFYLDRLRSVEPIFKTLDGRYQNPQSRFAITNNVIQSTHLFVTLVVSYFTYGTISWLSSAFTHTQPLNIWLPFFHWIPHPTIHFWLHFVIEVVYLHYLLIVQCMNDLYPAVYIKALRTHITLLADRVSRLGENPELTDEDNYQELSDCVRSHQELLQISRAVGSVISITLFIQFTIAATVLCVCMLNLFLFADASHRVITIVYYLCVLSQTSLTCYQASMLELDCEKLPDAIFHCHWWDMDKRSRRLLIYFLHSAQKEISFVAVKFFKINLGTNLSIAKFSFSLYTFMNQVGVGQDVKHEFD, encoded by the exons ATG CTTTCGCGGAATATGCGTTCATTCTTCGACCTCTATTATGGACGCGGTAGTGAAGAATTCGAGACAAATGAATCGTTTCAGTTAATACTTTGGTGCTGGGCACTAATTGGCGTCAAACCATGGAAACCCTATGGATTATTTCGATCATTGCAAATGGCGTTCTGCTGGATTTGTCTGCTAATGTGTCCGTTCACTTGCATTGTCGGCTTCATTCAAGTATCAAAGCAAACGTCATCAATGACCGTTATACTTACTACTCTACAAACGACACTCCAATCGGTGTCTCTACCTTTGAAGGCGCTCGTTACGGCATTTTACTTAGATCGTCTACGTAGTGTTGAACCGATTTTCAAAACTTTGGACGGACGCTATCAGAATCCACAGTCACGTTTCGCAATAACGAACAACGTTATCCAATCGACACACTTGTTCGTAACTCTTGTCGTTTCATATTTCACTTATGGCACCATTTCTTGGCTATCATCAGCTTTTACGCACACTCAACCTCTAAACATATGGTTGCCATTTTTTCACTGGATTCCACATCCGACCATACACTTTTGGCTTCATTTTGTCATAGAGGTGGTTTATTTACACTATTTACTGATCGTTCAATGCATGAACGATCTATATCCGGCTGTTTACATCAAAGCCTTACGTACACATATTACTTTGCTTGCGGACCGCGTCAGCAGATTGGGCGAGAATCCGGAACTCACCGACGAGGATAATTATCAAGAATTAAGTGATTGCGTACGCTCACATCAGGAATTATTGCA AATCTCAAGGGCTGTCGGCTCTGTGATCTCCATCACACTCTTTATACAGTTCACAATAGCCGCCACTGTGCTCTGTGTTTGCATGctcaatctttttttatttgccgacGCGAGTCATCGGGTAATTACGATTGTCTATTACCTTTGTGTGCTGTCGCAAACCTCACTCACTTGCTATCAGGCATCGATGCTCGAGTTGGACTGCGAAAAGTTGCCCGATGCGATCTTCCATTGCCATTGGTGGGATATGGATAAACGTTCTCGTCGTCTGTTGATCTATTTTTTGCATAGCGCTCAGAAGGAAATCTCTTTTGTAGctgttaagttttttaaaattaatttgggtACTAATTTGTCG ATCGCCAAATTCTCATTTTCTTTATATACCTTCATGAATCAAGTGGGCGTTGGACAGGATGTGAAGCATGAATTCGATTAA
- the LOC125778525 gene encoding odorant receptor 7a-like isoform X5 yields the protein MKKLRKPEIKTNDSFTWLLRNWELTGIKLLHPYKFLNLLHIVFSWILIVLSPISMGTVIFNTMGDTSMTVTLTSFQASLNALLLPFRTLVITINFKRLRSVEQIFENLDQFYVREEERLEIKNCEKTCRRLFFTIFILYNIYGVSTWLVTLFAHNRDMFWLLFIDWIPYQPLRHCLHFLSEVVMIHFLLQASVSSDTFPAIYIRALRTHIKLLTGRVSRLGTNSVFNDEQNFRELVACISSHQQILQVADIVGSIFSLTIFLQLAFGAAILCVCMLNIFIFADTMHKVTTIVYYLVVLMQTVPSCYQASMLEADCAKLPHAIFHCNWLDMDKRFRKLIIYFLHHTQTEITFTGVKLFRINLSTNLSVRNIISELPNSRLHCTHS from the exons atgaagaaaCTCCGCAAGCCAGAAATCAAAACGAACGATTCTTTTACGTGGTTACTTCGAAATTGGGAACTAACTGGCATAAAGCTTTTGCATCCGTATAAATTCTTAAATCTGTTACACATAGTTTTCAGCTGGATTCTGATCGTACTAAGTCCGATATCGATGGGTACTGTTATATTTAATACCATGGGCGATACCTCGATGACTGTAACACTTACCAGTTTCCAAGCATCGCTTAATGCTTTATTGTTACCGTTCAGGACGCTAGTAATTACTATAAACTTTAAGCGTTTGCGTAGTGTCGAACAGATTTTCGAGAATTTGGATCAATTCTATGTAAGAGAAGAGGAACgcttggaaattaaaaattgcgaaaagacTTGCAGACGCCTTTTTTTTACaatctttattttatataacatttaCGGTGTAAGCACTTGGTTAGTTACGCTCTTTGCGCACAATCGCGATATGTTTTGGCTTCTTTTTATCGATTGGATACCGTATCAGCCCCTACGACACTGTTTACACTTTCTTTCCGAAGTGGTTATGATACATTTCTTACTGCAAGCCAGTGTGTCGAGTGATACCTTTCCGGCGATTTATATACGTGCCTTACGCACCCATATTAAGCTGTTGACGGGCCGCGTCAGTCGTTTAGGCACGAACTCTGTCTTTAACGACGAGCAGAATTTTCGGGAATTAGTAGCTTGTATATCATCGCATCAGCAGATACTGCA GGTGGCGGATATCGTTGGTTCGATTTTCTCATTGACCATTTTTTTGCAACTCGCATTCGGCGCGGCTATTTTATGCGTTTGCATGCTTAACATATTCATATTCGCCGATACGATGCACAAGGTTACCACGATTGTATACTATCTGGTTGTTTTGATGCAAACTGTACCCAGCTGCTATCAGGCATCAATGCTCGAGGCGGACTGCGCTAAGTTGCCACACGCGATCTTTCATTGCAATTGGCTGGATATGGATAAACGCTTTCGCAAGCTCATCATCTATTTCCTGCATCACACACAGACGGAAATAACATTCACTGGAGTTAAACTATTTAGAATCAATTTGAGCACCAATTTATCGGTTCGTAATATAATATCTGA ATTGCCAAATTCTCGTTTACACTGTACACATTCATGA
- the LOC105224582 gene encoding lipopolysaccharide-induced tumor necrosis factor-alpha factor homolog, whose protein sequence is MVNSKHPYAGVQLGLSDEMSNATAPPPAYMMQADHVTSAQPSGSGVQLIGDPQLPNFSTIPMNANPPVGPESTQIRCPQCKCTVKTNVRYRSTTKTHLACILLSWTCCCCCLPYCMNSCRNANHFCPMCGTFIGTYQS, encoded by the exons ATGGTCAATAGTAAGCATCCGTATGCTGGTGTACAACTTGGATTGTCAGACGAGATGAGCAATGCAACGGCACCGCCACCTGCCTACATGATGCAAGCAGACCATGTGACTTCAGCGCAGCCCAGCGGCAGCGGTGTACAGTTGATAGGTGACCCTCAGTTGCCTAACTTTTCGACAATACCTATGAATGCAAATCCGCCGGTGGGGCCAGAATCTACACAAATACGCTGTCCCCAATGTAAATGCACCGTGAAGACGAATGTTCGATATCGTTCGACCACAAAAACGCATTTGGCTTGCATATTGCTTTCGTGGACTTG ttgttgttgctgtttgccGTACTGCATGAATTCATGCCGAAATGCGAACCATTTTTGCCCCATGTGTGGCACTTTCATAGGCACCTATCAATCCTAA
- the LOC125778524 gene encoding odorant receptor 7a-like isoform X2, with amino-acid sequence MRSFFDLYYGRGSEEFETNESFQLILWCWALIGVKPWKPYGLFRSLQMAFCWICLLMCPFTCIVGFIQVSKQTSSMTVILTTLQTTLQSVSLPLKALVTAFYLDRLRSVEPIFKTLDGRYQNPQSRFAITNNVIQSTHLFVTLVVSYFTYGTISWLSSAFTHTQPLNIWLPFFHWIPHPTIHFWLHFVIEVVYLHYLLIVQCMNDLYPAVYIKALRTHITLLADRVSRLGENPELTDEDNYQELSDCVRSHQELLQISRAVGSVISITLFIQFTIAATVLCVCMLNLFLFADASHRVITIVYYLCVLSQTSLTCYQASMLELDCEKLPDAIFHCHWWDMDKRSRRLLIYFMHRAQQEISFVAVKFFKINLGTNLSIAKFSFSLYTFMNQMGVGENIKHQLD; translated from the exons ATGCGTTCATTCTTCGACCTCTATTATGGACGCGGTAGTGAAGAATTCGAGACAAATGAATCGTTTCAGTTAATACTTTGGTGCTGGGCACTAATTGGCGTCAAACCATGGAAACCCTATGGATTATTTCGATCATTGCAAATGGCGTTCTGCTGGATTTGTCTGCTAATGTGTCCGTTCACTTGCATTGTCGGCTTCATTCAAGTATCAAAGCAAACGTCATCAATGACCGTTATACTTACTACTCTACAAACGACACTCCAATCGGTGTCTCTACCTTTGAAGGCGCTCGTTACGGCATTTTACTTAGATCGTCTACGTAGTGTTGAACCGATTTTCAAAACTTTGGACGGACGCTATCAGAATCCACAGTCACGTTTCGCAATAACGAACAACGTTATCCAATCGACACACTTGTTCGTAACTCTTGTCGTTTCATATTTCACTTATGGCACCATTTCTTGGCTATCATCAGCTTTTACGCACACTCAACCTCTAAACATATGGTTGCCATTTTTTCACTGGATTCCACATCCGACCATACACTTTTGGCTTCATTTTGTCATAGAGGTGGTTTATTTACACTATTTACTGATCGTTCAATGCATGAACGATCTATATCCGGCTGTTTACATCAAAGCCTTACGTACACATATTACTTTGCTTGCGGACCGCGTCAGCAGATTGGGCGAGAATCCGGAACTCACCGACGAGGATAATTATCAAGAATTAAGTGATTGCGTACGCTCACATCAGGAATTATTGCA AATCTCAAGGGCTGTCGGCTCTGTGATCTCCATCACACTCTTTATACAGTTCACAATAGCCGCCACTGTGCTCTGTGTTTGCATGctcaatctttttttatttgccgacGCGAGTCATCGGGTAATTACGATTGTCTATTACCTTTGTGTGCTGTCGCAAACCTCACTCACTTGCTATCAGGCATCGATGCTCGAGTTGGACTGCGAAAAGTTGCCCGATGCGATCTTCCATTGCCATTGGTGGGATATGGATAAACGTTCTCGTCGTCTGTTGATCTATTTTATGCATCGCGCTCAGCAGGAAATCTCTTTTGTagctgttaaattttttaaaattaatttgggcACTAATTTGTCG ATCGCCAAATTCTCATTTTCTTTATATACCTTCATGAACCAAATGGGCGTTGGCGAGAATATAAAGCATCAATTGGATTAA
- the LOC125778524 gene encoding odorant receptor 43b-like isoform X1 produces MRSFFDLYYGRGSEEFETNESFQLILWCWALIGVKPWKPYGLFRSLQMAFCWICLLMCPFTCIVGFIQVSKQTSSMTVILTTLQTTLQSVSLPLKALVTAFYLDRLRSVEPIFKTLDGRYQNPQSRFAITNNVIQSTHLFVTLVVSYFTYGTISWLSSAFTHTQPLNIWLPFFHWIPHPTIHFWLHFVIEVVYLHYLLIVQCMNDLYPAVYIKALRTHITLLADRVSRLGENPELTDEDNYQELSDCVRSHQELLQISRAVGSVISITLFIQFTIAATVLCVCMLNLFLFADASHRVITIVYYLCVLSQTSLTCYQASMLELDCEKLPDAIFHCHWWDMDKRSRRLLIYFLHSAQKEISFVAVKFFKINLGTNLSIAKFSFSLYTFMNQVGVGQDVKHEFD; encoded by the exons ATGCGTTCATTCTTCGACCTCTATTATGGACGCGGTAGTGAAGAATTCGAGACAAATGAATCGTTTCAGTTAATACTTTGGTGCTGGGCACTAATTGGCGTCAAACCATGGAAACCCTATGGATTATTTCGATCATTGCAAATGGCGTTCTGCTGGATTTGTCTGCTAATGTGTCCGTTCACTTGCATTGTCGGCTTCATTCAAGTATCAAAGCAAACGTCATCAATGACCGTTATACTTACTACTCTACAAACGACACTCCAATCGGTGTCTCTACCTTTGAAGGCGCTCGTTACGGCATTTTACTTAGATCGTCTACGTAGTGTTGAACCGATTTTCAAAACTTTGGACGGACGCTATCAGAATCCACAGTCACGTTTCGCAATAACGAACAACGTTATCCAATCGACACACTTGTTCGTAACTCTTGTCGTTTCATATTTCACTTATGGCACCATTTCTTGGCTATCATCAGCTTTTACGCACACTCAACCTCTAAACATATGGTTGCCATTTTTTCACTGGATTCCACATCCGACCATACACTTTTGGCTTCATTTTGTCATAGAGGTGGTTTATTTACACTATTTACTGATCGTTCAATGCATGAACGATCTATATCCGGCTGTTTACATCAAAGCCTTACGTACACATATTACTTTGCTTGCGGACCGCGTCAGCAGATTGGGCGAGAATCCGGAACTCACCGACGAGGATAATTATCAAGAATTAAGTGATTGCGTACGCTCACATCAGGAATTATTGCA AATCTCAAGGGCTGTCGGCTCTGTGATCTCCATCACACTCTTTATACAGTTCACAATAGCCGCCACTGTGCTCTGTGTTTGCATGctcaatctttttttatttgccgacGCGAGTCATCGGGTAATTACGATTGTCTATTACCTTTGTGTGCTGTCGCAAACCTCACTCACTTGCTATCAGGCATCGATGCTCGAGTTGGACTGCGAAAAGTTGCCCGATGCGATCTTCCATTGCCATTGGTGGGATATGGATAAACGTTCTCGTCGTCTGTTGATCTATTTTTTGCATAGCGCTCAGAAGGAAATCTCTTTTGTAGctgttaagttttttaaaattaatttgggtACTAATTTGTCG ATCGCCAAATTCTCATTTTCTTTATATACCTTCATGAATCAAGTGGGCGTTGGACAGGATGTGAAGCATGAATTCGATTAA
- the LOC125778525 gene encoding odorant receptor 7a-like isoform X4: MKKLRKPEIKTNDSFTWLLRNWELTGIKLLHPYKFLNLLHIVFSWILIVLSPISMGTVIFNTMGDTSMTVTLTSFQASLNALLLPFRTLVITINFKRLRSVEQIFENLDQFYVREEERLEIKNCEKTCRRLFFTIFILYNIYGVSTWLVTLFAHNRDMFWLLFIDWIPYQPLRHCLHFLSEVVMIHFLLQASVSSDTFPAIYIRALRTHIKLLTGRVSRLGTNSVFNDEQNFRELVACISSHQQILQVADIVGSIFSLTIFLQLAFGAAILCVCMLNIFIFADTMHKVTTIVYYLVVLMQTVPSCYQASMLEADCAKLPHAIFHCNWLDMDKRFRKLIIYFLHHTQTEITFTGVKLFRINLSTNLSIAKFSFTLYTFMNKMGFGKNVKECLE, encoded by the exons atgaagaaaCTCCGCAAGCCAGAAATCAAAACGAACGATTCTTTTACGTGGTTACTTCGAAATTGGGAACTAACTGGCATAAAGCTTTTGCATCCGTATAAATTCTTAAATCTGTTACACATAGTTTTCAGCTGGATTCTGATCGTACTAAGTCCGATATCGATGGGTACTGTTATATTTAATACCATGGGCGATACCTCGATGACTGTAACACTTACCAGTTTCCAAGCATCGCTTAATGCTTTATTGTTACCGTTCAGGACGCTAGTAATTACTATAAACTTTAAGCGTTTGCGTAGTGTCGAACAGATTTTCGAGAATTTGGATCAATTCTATGTAAGAGAAGAGGAACgcttggaaattaaaaattgcgaaaagacTTGCAGACGCCTTTTTTTTACaatctttattttatataacatttaCGGTGTAAGCACTTGGTTAGTTACGCTCTTTGCGCACAATCGCGATATGTTTTGGCTTCTTTTTATCGATTGGATACCGTATCAGCCCCTACGACACTGTTTACACTTTCTTTCCGAAGTGGTTATGATACATTTCTTACTGCAAGCCAGTGTGTCGAGTGATACCTTTCCGGCGATTTATATACGTGCCTTACGCACCCATATTAAGCTGTTGACGGGCCGCGTCAGTCGTTTAGGCACGAACTCTGTCTTTAACGACGAGCAGAATTTTCGGGAATTAGTAGCTTGTATATCATCGCATCAGCAGATACTGCA GGTGGCGGATATCGTTGGTTCGATTTTCTCATTGACCATTTTTTTGCAACTCGCATTCGGCGCGGCTATTTTATGCGTTTGCATGCTTAACATATTCATATTCGCCGATACGATGCACAAGGTTACCACGATTGTATACTATCTGGTTGTTTTGATGCAAACTGTACCCAGCTGCTATCAGGCATCAATGCTCGAGGCGGACTGCGCTAAGTTGCCACACGCGATCTTTCATTGCAATTGGCTGGATATGGATAAACGCTTTCGCAAGCTCATCATCTATTTCCTGCATCACACACAGACGGAAATAACATTCACTGGAGTTAAACTATTTAGAATCAATTTGAGCACCAATTTATCG ATTGCCAAATTCTCGTTTACACTGTACACATTCATGAATAAAATGGGATTTGGGAAGAACGTAAAGGAATGCTTGGAATAA